The DNA sequence GCGCCTCAACGGTCTGACACCGCGCAGCAAGATATATCCGGGACAGGAACTGAGGGTCAGATAAACCATCCAATCTGAGTGTTTCAAATTTAAAGATGTAAAGGTACTCGTCCCACGGAAGATCCTTATTTTTTACTTGATGTTATCGCCGATGCCTGCTAAGAAATGATCTTCATTGAAAAAATTGAAGGAGGCGCATATGAACAAAGCTGAACTCATTGAGGCATTGAAAGATGGAAACGGACTGACCAAAGCAGAAGCGGCCAAAGTCGTGAATCTATTCTTTGAAGAGATCTCAAGTGCCCTCGAAAAAGACAACCGCGTGGAAATCAGAGGGTTCTGCAGCTTTTTTATTAAAAATTACAAGGCGTACACCGGAAGAAATCCAAAAACAGGCACTACCGTTTCCGTACAACCCAAAAAGCTCCCCTTCTTTAAATGCGGCAAGGAACTCAAGGAAAGGGTCGATCTCCAGTAGCATTGCAAGGCCGAAGAAAAGAATAGAGGCTGGAACATGTAGAACGTATAAACGGCCCGTGGCGGGTAATGCCTCCGCTACGGGCCTTTTGTTTTCCTTAACCTAAAAACTTTCCCCTGCCCCTGTAAAAGACTTGCAAACCGCCCGGTTTTGGCATAAGACCCTAAAAAATTTCGTTTCAGGACCATCCCCAAAGCCCCCGTAGCTCAGTGGATAGAGCATTGGATTCCTAATCCATGTGCCGCAAGTTCGATCCTTGCCGGGGGCACCAATAATATCAGTAAGTTATACTCATCCCCTCCTCCCATTTTATGCTAAAAATGGAAACGGGTAACCAAACGGGTAACTTTTTGCATTCGGTGACCAAACCTGCCTGCATGTTGACGGACGAATCTCACACGTATCACAGGTCTAAGGAAAGGATGATATCGTACTCTTCGTAAAATTATCGATTGCATAGAACGTAGAAACATTGTTTATGTGTAACGGCAGAACGACTTGCTTATCGGTGATATTCCGGCATGACCTTTTCGACATAATTCCCGCCGGTCATGGCGTCCACGCAAAGAAGAGCCGAGTACACGGTGGCATCCATACCGCTACCCCAGTTTTTCGCTCCATAACCGTCACCGGCAAAAAAGAGTCCTTCCATTCCTGGTTGAGTGGTGTCCGGGCGGGAGGTTCCCGGAGGCGGCCAGTCGCCGAAACCCTTGTCGGAGCAGGTCCAGATTTCCCAGAGGGTATCCTCTTTCATTTTTGGGAAAGTCTTGTGGAATATCTTCCGGCCAAGGTCGATGACCCGGTCCACCTTGGCCTTGTCCCTCAATTCGTTTTCGGTCA is a window from the Deltaproteobacteria bacterium genome containing:
- a CDS encoding integration host factor subunit beta — its product is MNKAELIEALKDGNGLTKAEAAKVVNLFFEEISSALEKDNRVEIRGFCSFFIKNYKAYTGRNPKTGTTVSVQPKKLPFFKCGKELKERVDLQ